tcaatcacgttgcaacggagcaacggatcgacgtgatttttgcatggttatagtcaaaggcctggaaagtgacataggctagttttaatcccggaaaatcaaaaaattcccacgggatttttaaaatcctaaatccacgtggacgagtTAGCGGCCGTCAGCTAGTTCGTTATAATACtcctattctattatattttatgtgccATAAAAGACATACTCGCCATCACTATGACCGCGCCCTACTCTTGCGATATTACACGCGTGCTATCCGCTTTCACGGCCCGCTGGCTCTGACCGCCGCCCCCCGACAACCCGCGTCACGCCAACCTAACCCTTACTGCGCTGCGCACAGAGCTCATTTCACCTTGCACAGAACTGTGTTACGTAAGGTCAGAGACGTGCTACTTATTAggtctataatttaaaatgtcttTCGCTCAATACTACGTAGTTTTGaagattttcatcatcatcatgatggaCTTAGAGACGGACGGAGGACTTTCACACGCAACTGTCTTGCACCGCTGCGCcgctatccagcggctccctgcgactagtttgatgtcgtttgtccacctagcggggggtcttacaacgctgcgctttccggtgcgaggtcgccattccagcaccttgggaccccaacgtctatcgatttttcgaatTTTGTGCTCCGCCTATCACCACTTCAGCAACCTGTTGAGCCGTGCCGGTTACTCTACCGAGCTCTTCATTCAGTCGAGTCGGAATAGAGTAGTCGTCGAGTCTGTATAGCGCGCAGtgggaggccccgcacacccgcacacccgcacacccgcacacccgcacacccgcacacccgcacgtcccccGCAGCGGgctccctctccgattgccacctcgacttgtcgcgtactgtacatatacGCAGCAGTATTTGCAGGCGATAAGTAACTCGCAATGACGCCAGCGGCGACAGACGCAGTTATTTCGATCTGGCGTCAAACGTTATTTATATTGCGACATAAAATGTACACTTGACGCTCGCCAGTTGCTACGAGCATGATAGAGAGAGAGCCGGCGCGTGCCAGACCGTCGTTATTCTAAAAAGccaaaagtttctctgcgtactgtCTCCAACAGaggaaggaacgatcagtgatggtggctttgggagataacagataataaaggtgtaaaaaatcctaCGTCAAAGttatataaagtctaattttttatattttcttcagaatagtatatgaaatgacgtcatgcacAGTCATCAGACAGTGTCATGGCAACCCTGTGCCAGACCCcaaattttttacaatttattaaactttaatacTATAATGTtaccaataatataatatggcctattttaaataatacaCATTCATGCCTGATTTCATTGATTCGCTTATCATTGTTTTGGTAGctaggtatatgtatatatgtatatacgtAACATCACATAATAAGTTGCAAGTTCTCTTGTTTGCTTCCACTGTAGAGGAAATTGTAGAGCCACAATAAATTAGTTTGTTCCTTATTAAATCAgcagaatagaataaaataaagcaGTTAGAACTTTGCTCTCATGCACTGACTCGTCCGCGTTCCTTTCATTCGCTTcccattcattcattcattcattcattcatacattCAGGACGGCAGCGTCTGGCACTCTTacactttttattaaatataatcaAATCCACGGTATTTCTATACACGTAGTCACTTCAATGCAACTCGAACAGGGTAGCCATGATGTTGTACTGAACTGtggatttttttataatctttaATTTACGGAATTTTTAATTGTGGATAACATTATCTTCTTCTGTCGACATAAATTTTATGTGAAATGCTTGATTGACATGTTAAACCACTGGGCTTACAAACTTGAGGAAGGATTTTAAGAAATTCCGCTCAAGATTAGTAGTTGACTACTTAGTTATGATGTAAAATAACTCAGTACTAATATTTCAACAAAGCTTCAAATTGAATTCTCTTGCTAATCAATAACCAAAATTTATTTTAGGCTTAGTGATAGGAATCCTACTTAATGAATAGCGGCTCATATTTCCAGCGATTACTCGCTGAGGTAGAGTTACTAATAGCCGAACTTTCGAAAGCTGTTACTTCGAAACTCTTAATGGCTTTTATCTTTCAACCCATAATTTTCGTCAGATTCCTGTCCTAGGAAAATGtggatttataataattacttgcAATTGTTATTTATATAAGACAAATCAATCATATCAAGCTacacttttttaatacttttaaaataaattgaaaatacgcaGAAAAACGCATCCAAAAAATGACAGGACGTTGCGCGTCGgtttaataatatgttttgaAATTAAGTATGTAAAATTTTCTTTGGAGCTCCAGTCAACAGGGCAACTAAAATCCACTAGAGCCCTCCCGTTGCACTGAAAGTTAGAATGTCATTGACTGAAAGTGAAACCCCTCCTGTTGCACTGCTGCTGTTAAATACAGGGGAAATGAGATCAATCATCATGTTTAAGGATACTCTATAAAAACAACATGTAGAgcagtaggtacagtaatttCGCCacgccagtggtagatgcatctgacgactcaaaaatacttgtaaaagttaacttgaataaaaatatttttatttatttattttatttaaaagtaggtaggtacaagcgTGGACTCCCTACTCTGCAGCGCGGAGTCGTGAAGCGTCGCTCACGCAGTGCGCACACGAGCTGCCTTTATTCCTCCTTTTCCTCCTTTATTCCTCCTTTTCCTCCTTTATTCCTCCTTTATTCCTCCTCGCTCCTTCCCGGCTCGCATTCAGCTCGAAGCTCACTCACTTACAATTGTATGAAGTGCATCACGCTCCTCGCTTATTTACTCCGGCAACCTtaactaatattttaatataaaatgcttGCAAAATTTCAAAAGGTTTTACTagacattttattaaaattattggaAAAAATTTGCATGTTATTATACAACACTGTGTCTAACTACAACTAGGCAGTTAGCTTGTATAAGTTTCATCAAAGCATTTGAActttaagataatattatataatattgatATAGGTAGTGAATAGTGATCTCTAAACTTACACTTTAACTTATACCTCAAGTTCTTTTGCAGAGTTTACTGTCCTGATTCTAATATTTTGGGTACAAAATCATTTTACTTTCAGCTGTACTACTGTCCGCTCGTATCGCTCCGTCTCAATCCATCACGCCGCCCGCCCCCGCCCctcccgcccgcccgccccccGCGCTGCAGGGCGGGCGAGCAGCTCGGAGATTAACTTCCATGTACTAACGAGTACTTACGGTACGTGGAAGCTaattcatttcatttgtaaACTGATTACTTCTCCATTGAAACGGAAGTTTACTAATATTGTTTATGTTtacctcctcctcctcctcctcctcctcctcctcctcctcctcctcctcctcctcctcctcctccaacGACACTATCCAGTTAGGGAAGCATAATATATAGAGAACTCGTAAAGTTCGGTCTCATATGGAGGAACTACTGTTCACAGACTGGCGTGCCGCGCAGtaaacccttgactgcaatctcacctggtggtaagtgatgatgcagtctaagatgaaagcgagctgatctggaaggggtatggcagtttttattaaacccatgccccttatcgtacacggcatcgtaccggaacgctaaaccgcttggcggcacggctttgccggtagggtggtaactagccacggcgcaacgcctcccaccagatcagaccagaaatttagaaattaaaaaattgcaagcccctgccaggaatcgaacccgagacctcccactaataagaccactgtTCTTActattgcgccagggaggtcgttaaagGATTCTGGGGAGTCCAAACCCCACCAACCACAATTAGccatctggcatacggcacacatgacaTGCCCAGTTACATTTGAGTCATTTTGCCCACTTCTGGGATCTTCTTCTTCACTTTGGGCTAGTTTCCGCACtgaaacgtttccgtctgttgtgtgtAAACTGTCTGCTTCTGGGATACCTATGGCAGACAATAACTTGCCCAGTCGCATTCAACAAAGCGGCTGTAAGCCCAATgtcgttttaaaattttatttataataatgtgtTTGAAACTTAAATATAGATGTAATTCTCTACAGTTAAGTAGCTGATGTAAAAATTTAACGATTTTCTAGCTATAAGTGTAAATGGTAGTCAATACAACAGGAGTGTCAGGTAGCCAGACAATAAAATACTGCAAGTTGGTGCCACGGGCAAAGCGAGGGGCACGGGCAGAGCGAAGGGCACGGGCAGAGCGAGGGGCACGGGCAGAGCGAAGGGCACGGGCAGAGCGAGGGGCACGGGCAGAGCGAAGGGCACGGGCAGAGCGAGGGGCACGGGCAGAGCGAGGGGCACGGGCAGAGCGAAGGGCACGGGCAGAGCGAGGGGCACGGGCAGAGCGAAGGGCACGGGCAGAGCGAGGGGCACGGGCAGAGCGAGGGGCACGGGCAGAGCGAAGGGCACGGGCAGAGCGAGGGGCACGGGCAGAGCGAAGGGCACGGGCAGAGCGAGGGGCACGGGCAGAGCGAGGGGCACGGGCAGAGCGAAGGGCACGGGCAGAGCGAGGGGCACGGGCAGAGCGAAGGGCACGGGCAGAGCGAGGGGCACGGGCAGAGCGAGGGGCACGGGCAGAGCGAGGGGCACGGGCAGAGCGAGGGACACGGGCAGAGCGAGGGGCACGGGCAGAGCGAAGGGCACGGGCAGAGCGAGGGGCACGGGCAGAGCTAGGGGCACGGGCAAAGCGAGGGGCACGGGCAGAGCGAGGGACACGGGCAGAGCGAGGGGCACGGGCAGAGCGAGGGACACGGGCAGAGCGAGGGGCACGGGCAGAGCGAGGGACACGGGCAAAGCAAGAGGCACTAATGAAAATAGCAACTACAATATTGTAACTAACGCTGCGGGCATTATTTCCAGCGGAGTTGATTCCTGCTTTCTCGCTATTGCCACTGTCTAGCCATCGTACAGTCTGCCAAAGtcaacataatagctatcgccGCCATGTTattgttttttgatttttctgACATAAAACTGCCAGAAAAGTCTAAAAACCTAGAAAATTACAATTTTCGAAATTTTTACGGACCATAACTATGTTATGGTCCGTAAAAAGTTTGcacgtggctagttaccatcgcATCCTTATAGCCAGCCAGCGAGACACCCAGCGGGCTCTGGTTAGTGTTCCGCTGAGATCCCATCTGTCTCCCAGTCGGCCGTGCACCCGCTTTTCGCCCTAACCATTGCGGCGCTGTTGTCTATGTTAGTTTTACTTATCTTGTTTTTGTCAAGCACTGAGCCCGATCGGTTATTGTTTGTGTGTTAGCATTCCTATAATCCGTCCttatagttaatttttttttttaataaagaatattagagcCAAATTGCTGACTAAATTGTTCATCCATAGTTCCATCATATAGTTAGTGAACTGTATGCTCGCCAGGCTGCGTTAGAGCTGTGAAGCCGCTGTAATATACCCGGTACCCCGACGCCGTGTATTTGCGGGAGACAGTGCACAATCTCGCCACTCATGATCGAGTATCGAGAGCGATTTGCTCTCTACCGGGAGAACCCCGGGCAAGCCACTAGCGAGTAGCGACAAACCATTTTGCAAATCAACatgtttttggggttccgtacctcaacaggaaaaaactatttttggtTCGTGGCTCCTGTAAAATCTCATTAAGCTAACATCTAAAAACACTGTAGTTCAATCAACATTGTGTCTGCGTTCGCGACAGACGCCGCGGTACGGCACGGGgccctccgccttcctcatccactcaCTTGCTCTATCTTCTATCTCAGAGACACCCAACGTAGCGCGTTCCACAGCACGCTGAGCGGCTTCGAagttgtggacgaggccaactgtcagtgtacGCTGGGTATGCCTTACTGACCACTTCACCGTCACCGGAGGGGATGGGGAGTGCGGCGCCCCAGGGGGGCGTAAGCCCTAGGGTTCGAAGAAATAGTTGAACTTCCTCCTAATAAGAGTTCGGGTGACGATAGACATCGGGGTCCTCATCTTCAGCGGCGAAAACGCTGTAAGTACGTTGTATTTGTGTGTTGCCCTACAAGATAGGGTGATTTATCGGTCATGATTTCATTATCGGAGttgttaaggacgtgcttagggcgtcttttcaCAAGCACAAGAACAATAATTTGGAGCTAGTCTGTCTCTAGCTCTAGACTCACTGCTATCTATGCTCTAACCCTAACAATGAAATTTAATATCAAAACTCAGGCGCTCGTGGctcgcgccgcgcgccgcaaTAGATGGGGTTAGCCAAGTCAAGTCTGGAGCGCACGATAAGTAATTTTGCAAGTTGTCTAGTTAATGACGGGGAGCTCAACCGCCACGAGCGACGCGCACGACGCGCACGACGCGCCTGCCTCATACCTAACAGAACATGAGCAGTATAATTAATCTACATAATCACAACACACAAGACACAATACAGCTTGGATCAAAGAATATTATGTCAATTTAACTatcatagagcctcaatagttcagGATTATTTGTAAGGTGCTAGGTTCGAATCCCACCAACTGTACTTGGTTATTTATCAGTAGTTAGGGTAAAACACCCAGTAGTCAGCCTTTTAGTGAGtgattaaattttgtttattagtattttaaatattaaacactatgcataaaaacaacCACTTGTTTgtgaaagattatttattaaattaactaaaaaaattaacaaaatattatactattgTTAGACTTATagaaaaaattaacaataatcatattatggcACTTTTTCCCAGTGCTCAGCCTCATTTTTCCACAAGTCAGCCATGGCTTACCCTAAAGTCAGCCTCTCACTTACTTTGCATATTTGGCATAGAAATTtcttattatatgtattttcaTACATATCCCCAGCGAATTCAGTGCATTTTAAATGGTATGGTACTATTTAAAATGCAGTTATCACTGGGCACTTATCACTTATCGCAGGGCAATGATCACATCCTATATTTTTCAGGTCGTTGATTTCGGTATCGCTAGTCAATTCCTCTTCAAAATTATAACATCTTATTCTGTTTAAAGTACATAATATCTTATTTTTCTTCCTCTTTTTACTTTTGTTAGAACTCAACTGCTTTTCCGCTTTCCTTTTTTGtaattcttctttcttttttgtctctcttttttttcattacgatttttatttaatatttcgtTCCCTTTCAGTTCTTTCATTTCTTCTTTTTGTCTTTCAAATTGTCTCCACTCTTTAGAAGAAATAGCTCCTATTCATGACATGATGGAACTCTAAAACAAGTGATTTTCAGTCTAAAATAACTGTACATAAATTAAACTCTACTTCAAAAGGCTTTAAGGTGCTATTTAGAGCAACAGGACTGACGGTTGGTTACTGGATTCATAAAACCATTGGTCGGCCACTAACATGCAATTACATTTGTACGCGGCTGACTACTGGTAAAATACACTTTTCGTCTTAGAAAAGTTAAGCTCAAAGTATTGAGCAAAATTGGAACTATTCGCTTCGTTAATATCAGCTAAATCTAAGATATTCCCCTAAAAACTAGTAGTCAGCCGCTTATGGCTGAGCACTGGATCTACAGTTAAAATTCAAAACCCAGTAGTCGGCCACCTTAATTACAcatattaaacaaataaaatgcatGTAATAGTTGATTTTATCgcaaaataatcattttattgTAACACAATAA
This genomic stretch from Maniola hyperantus chromosome 2, iAphHyp1.2, whole genome shotgun sequence harbors:
- the LOC117988858 gene encoding tetra-peptide repeat homeobox protein 1-like — protein: MSGEIVHCLPQIHGVGVPVPLALPVSLALPVPLALPVSLALPVPLALPVSLALPVPLALPVPLALPVPLALPVPFALPVPLALPVSLALPVPLALPVPLALPVPLALPVPFALPVPLALPVPFALPVPLALPVPLALPVPFALPVPLALPVPFALPVPLALPVPLALPVPFALPVPLALPVPFALPVPLALPVPLALPVPFALPVPLALPVPFALPVPLALPVPFALPVPLALPVAPTCMSLEEEEEEEEEEEEEEEEEEEEYATSRGGNRRGSPLRGTCGCAGVRVCGCAGVRVCGASHCALYRLDDYSIPTRLNEELGRVTGTAQQVAEVVIGGAQNSKNR